The genomic stretch AAAAATGGAGAGATAAGCAGGGGTTGCCGAAAAGGTCTCAGGTATGCCGTGTCTCTTCCCATATAGGCTCACTTAGAACATAAACCAAAGAAAGACAAAAAGTAACCTCCCTGTCTTTCTTTGCTGATAAATCGGCGAACAATTAAAGTTGTGCGTCCAATTTTTGTGATAATACCGATTTTGGAACTGCTCCAACTTGCTTATCTACAATTTCACCGCCTTTGAAGAAAAGAAGTGTTGGGATAGATCTGATTCCGAAGGCTTGAGCAACCGCAGGATTCGCATCTACATCCACTTTGCCTACAACAGCTTTTCCATCATAATCTCCAGCTAGTTCTTCAACTACTGGGCCGATCATTTTACAAGGCCCGCACCATTCAGCCCAGAAGTCCACTAGGATTGGCTGTTCGGATTTGATGATTTCTTCAAAGTTTGCGTCAGTAATTTCGATTGCTTTTGACATTTTATATTAGGTTAATGATTTCTAAGATTTCAAATATATGAGCTAAAGCCTATACCAGATTAATAAGTTCCGTGGGATTTGATTTTTTTGGCTATAGACCATTGAGAAAAGCTATGGATCAAGGAATTAGATGTTGGGTGGTCACTGCTAAAGGTTTAAACTACCCGGTAAACCACCTCTGGGATTTCTTTCAGTTCCTTGATCATTTCAGCACTGGGATCAATTGCGAATCTTTTGGAGAAGAGCTCCAGAGCAATATTCTCTTTGCGATCCACCACATCGAAATAGAGCTTGGCATCACCTTTATATTTCTCCGTGATTTTTTCAAGCTTTTCCATCAAGTCAAGCGAAAGATCATCCAAATCTATATTTACCCTTAGCCCTTTGACCATCTTTCCCCTGATCTCATCTAGTAGGGTGATGTTGTTGATTTTAAATTCAAGTTCGTTTTCTGCCCATCGCTTGCCGGCCACTGTTCCGCTGATGAACAGGAACCAGCCAGGCATAAAGTATTCTTTAAACTTCACATAATCGTCTCCAAAAAGAAAGAAGGTGAATGCCCCCTGATAATCTTCTAGGGTAAGGGTACCGAATGGCTTACCGTTTTTTGTTGTCCTGTGGGCAAAAGTTGAAACTGATCCGGCAAGTTTTATGTCTGTCCGATTTCTCAGGCCTTCCAGGTCGTTCAGATCGGGCAAAGAAGCATTCGTGAAGGACTCGATCTCTAACTTAAACTGATCAAGCGGATGCCCTGAGATGTATAGGCCTACTACTTCTTTCTCTATGTTTAGTTGCTGCAATTGGGTGAAGGGCTCCATCGGAGCAATGGTAGGAAGTGGTATTTCCATACTTCCGGCTCCCCCGCCGAATAAGCTCACTTGATTACTGTCCTCTTCCTGCTGCACCTTTTGGGCATATTTAGTAGCCTTCTCGATCAGGTTCAGGTCTCCGTCAGCAGCTTCCAGATATTGCCTTCTGTGGTGCTGTGGAAAACAGTCAAAGCCTCCAGCCATAGCTAGGGCCTCCATGGTCTTCTTATTG from Algoriphagus sp. NG3 encodes the following:
- the trxA gene encoding thioredoxin yields the protein MSKAIEITDANFEEIIKSEQPILVDFWAEWCGPCKMIGPVVEELAGDYDGKAVVGKVDVDANPAVAQAFGIRSIPTLLFFKGGEIVDKQVGAVPKSVLSQKLDAQL